One window of Chamaesiphon minutus PCC 6605 genomic DNA carries:
- a CDS encoding DMT family transporter — protein sequence MQLNKSPYSFSLTSILLVMPFFLWGTAMVAMKGVMPHTTPLFMAGMRLIPAGVLVLMVAALSKRAQPQSWQAWAWILLFAIVDGTLFQGFLAAGLVRTTAGLGSVMIDSQPLAVALLSAWLFKERIGAIGICGLILGVLGISCIGLPIDWLSQIATSPVASQFDLSGLSDRGEWLMLLAALSMAVGTILIPFVTKYVDPVIATGWHMIIGGVPLAIGSFYLESNQWTAINSYDWLAIGYSTIFGSAIAYGLFFYFASKGNLTSLSSLTFLTPVFALLFGSLFLGEALDLLQWCGVSLTLVSILLINQRDYIWSQLTGIPLNVDNLSESTSATQPSIAASTQSTVVVPKD from the coding sequence ATGCAGTTAAACAAGTCCCCATATTCTTTCAGCTTAACATCGATTTTGTTGGTGATGCCCTTTTTTCTATGGGGGACGGCAATGGTGGCGATGAAAGGAGTGATGCCGCATACGACGCCTCTGTTCATGGCGGGAATGCGACTGATTCCGGCGGGGGTACTCGTGCTGATGGTGGCGGCACTTTCCAAGCGCGCGCAACCGCAGAGCTGGCAAGCATGGGCGTGGATCTTGCTGTTTGCGATCGTCGATGGCACGTTATTTCAGGGCTTTTTGGCGGCGGGATTGGTGCGAACTACGGCGGGATTGGGTTCGGTGATGATTGATTCCCAACCGTTGGCAGTGGCTTTGCTTTCTGCTTGGTTATTTAAAGAGCGAATTGGCGCGATTGGGATCTGTGGGCTAATTTTGGGGGTATTAGGGATTAGCTGCATCGGACTACCGATCGACTGGTTGAGTCAAATTGCCACTAGTCCGGTAGCCAGTCAATTCGATCTATCTGGGTTATCAGATCGCGGTGAATGGTTAATGCTCTTAGCTGCCCTCTCAATGGCGGTAGGAACCATCTTAATCCCCTTTGTTACTAAGTATGTCGATCCGGTGATTGCGACGGGCTGGCACATGATTATTGGCGGGGTACCGCTGGCGATCGGTTCGTTTTATTTGGAGTCAAATCAGTGGACGGCGATTAATAGTTATGATTGGCTGGCAATCGGCTACTCGACAATATTTGGCAGCGCGATCGCTTATGGTTTGTTCTTCTACTTTGCCTCCAAAGGCAATCTTACCAGTCTGAGTTCTTTGACTTTCTTAACTCCAGTATTCGCACTGTTATTCGGTAGTCTGTTTTTGGGCGAAGCACTCGATTTACTCCAATGGTGTGGCGTTTCGCTAACATTAGTCAGTATTTTATTAATCAATCAACGCGACTATATTTGGAGTCAATTAACTGGTATTCCACTTAATGTCGATAATCTCAGTGAGTCTACCTCTGCTACCCAACCCTCGATCGCCGCTAGTACTCAGTCAACTGTTGTGGTTCCTAAAGATTGA
- the menH gene encoding 2-succinyl-6-hydroxy-2,4-cyclohexadiene-1-carboxylate synthase, with amino-acid sequence MYRWHFISTDNRTLPPLLLLHGWMGSSQDYVELIDRLKSQFYCIAIDLPGHGKTEVIDEDRGYDFVNTASGIIELLDSLNIDRTSISGYSFGGRLALYLVLEFPDRFVGVASGNENRIILESTSPGLATALERQVRIDRDRQIIDRLATTSFDNFVRDWYRQPIFIGIDSRPNFPTLIRRRIATNRPIDLAKSLQYAGLGMQPYLGDRLKLSTRSISLIVGALDEKFVDLSRELDRMCPSITLNIIPNCSHNIHFEQPALWLEQIKSQSLGTTTVD; translated from the coding sequence ATGTACCGATGGCATTTTATATCTACAGATAACCGTACTTTACCACCACTATTACTCTTGCATGGTTGGATGGGAAGCAGTCAAGATTATGTCGAACTTATCGATCGATTAAAATCTCAATTTTATTGCATCGCGATCGATTTACCAGGACACGGCAAAACTGAAGTTATCGATGAAGATAGAGGCTATGATTTCGTCAATACTGCCAGCGGAATCATTGAATTATTAGATAGTTTAAATATCGATCGAACATCGATCTCGGGTTATTCTTTTGGTGGTAGATTGGCATTATATCTCGTGCTAGAGTTTCCCGACAGGTTCGTTGGTGTAGCCTCTGGGAACGAGAATCGAATTATATTAGAATCGACATCTCCAGGTTTAGCAACTGCCTTGGAGCGACAAGTGAGAATCGATCGCGATCGCCAAATTATCGATCGATTAGCAACTACTAGTTTTGATAATTTCGTGCGTGATTGGTATCGCCAGCCGATATTTATCGGGATCGACTCTCGTCCAAATTTCCCCACTTTAATTCGCCGCCGGATCGCGACTAATAGACCGATTGATTTAGCTAAGTCTTTACAATATGCAGGCTTGGGAATGCAACCTTATTTAGGCGATAGGTTGAAATTATCTACTCGATCGATCTCATTAATTGTTGGCGCACTCGATGAGAAGTTCGTCGATCTCAGTCGCGAACTAGATCGAATGTGTCCGAGCATTACTCTGAATATTATTCCCAATTGTAGTCATAATATCCACTTCGAGCAGCCAGCTTTATGGCTCGAACAAATTAAGTCTCAATCTTTAGGAACCACAACAGTTGACTGA
- the aroH gene encoding chorismate mutase yields the protein MRAIRGATTASENTEVAISVAVAELLQELEYRNRIDPDRIVSVIFTATKDLDAVFPAAIARRLYPNWQDVALMDVQQMHVEGSLPRCIRFLIHAHLPIDAKIYHPYLRGASNLRPDRSLVS from the coding sequence ATGAGGGCAATTCGAGGGGCAACGACAGCAAGTGAAAATACCGAAGTAGCGATTTCTGTCGCTGTCGCCGAACTGTTGCAAGAATTGGAGTATCGCAATCGGATCGATCCGGATCGAATTGTCAGCGTGATTTTTACTGCTACTAAAGATCTCGATGCGGTATTTCCCGCTGCCATCGCCCGCCGCCTCTACCCCAATTGGCAAGATGTCGCACTAATGGACGTTCAACAAATGCACGTCGAAGGTAGTCTTCCCCGCTGTATTCGCTTCCTGATCCACGCCCATCTCCCTATTGATGCCAAAATTTATCACCCCTATTTACGCGGCGCGAGTAATTTACGTCCCGATCGGAGCTTGGTTAGTTAA
- a CDS encoding response regulator gives MTNILVVEDESIVAWDIKETLEKLGHQVVDLVVSGTEAIRAATTSRPDLVLMDIRLAGEMDGITAANEIYRQLNIPVVYLTAHADEDTLARAIKTAPFGYLSKPFQAQSLQSTIKVALERYKVEASAQMTQACLGETLDNLGSGIIITDRQGLVTFINPIAQTLTGWSLITAVGVKIERIYPLIWEIDGTAIENPSRQAMRLKQCIKSPDRAWLVTKDRSEIPILDSATPIVKPDGEIVGSVVVFQDKTPQIAAEIDLWEHNQDLEAFQFKLISRLQVKTAEYQQEIACTGVMDRLLELAQTAPHTKRIDSIDFALQQLGMAIDADYCWATVYDRKQGTARICCEYINTDRQIYPISKIGQQIDLFQYPQFYNYLFESENWIDPPLEILPTVYLDLFNFTDRILICPIARELPKVADRFGHQHPETLGEVGIVGKGSPDWTVESARTIAQIFRYAVYLFD, from the coding sequence ATGACGAATATACTCGTAGTTGAAGATGAATCGATTGTCGCTTGGGATATTAAAGAAACCTTAGAAAAATTAGGTCATCAGGTCGTCGATTTGGTGGTTTCTGGAACCGAAGCAATTCGAGCCGCGACAACTAGCCGCCCCGATTTAGTCCTGATGGATATTCGGTTAGCAGGAGAGATGGACGGTATTACGGCTGCGAATGAGATTTATCGGCAATTAAATATTCCGGTGGTTTATCTTACCGCTCACGCCGACGAAGATACTCTAGCGCGGGCGATAAAAACCGCACCCTTCGGCTACTTGAGTAAACCTTTTCAAGCGCAATCGTTACAGAGCACGATTAAGGTGGCACTCGAACGTTACAAAGTCGAAGCCTCTGCCCAGATGACTCAAGCGTGTTTGGGGGAGACTTTAGACAATCTAGGCAGTGGCATTATTATCACCGATCGGCAGGGATTGGTGACTTTTATCAATCCGATCGCTCAAACACTGACAGGTTGGAGTTTGATAACCGCTGTGGGTGTAAAGATCGAGCGAATTTACCCTCTCATCTGGGAAATAGACGGCACCGCGATCGAGAATCCCAGTAGGCAAGCGATGCGGTTGAAACAATGTATCAAATCGCCCGATCGCGCTTGGCTAGTCACCAAAGATCGATCGGAAATACCGATTCTTGATAGTGCTACACCGATTGTTAAGCCTGACGGTGAGATTGTCGGCAGTGTGGTGGTGTTTCAAGATAAAACCCCGCAGATTGCTGCTGAGATCGATCTATGGGAGCACAACCAAGATCTAGAAGCTTTTCAATTTAAGTTAATCTCTCGACTCCAAGTCAAGACTGCCGAATATCAACAAGAGATCGCCTGCACGGGGGTAATGGATCGTCTCCTAGAGCTAGCTCAGACGGCTCCTCACACCAAACGCATAGACTCAATCGACTTTGCGCTCCAACAATTAGGAATGGCCATTGATGCCGATTATTGTTGGGCTACTGTTTACGATCGCAAGCAGGGTACAGCCAGAATTTGCTGCGAATATATCAATACAGACCGTCAGATTTATCCGATTAGTAAAATCGGTCAACAGATAGACTTATTTCAATATCCTCAGTTCTACAATTATTTATTTGAAAGCGAAAATTGGATCGATCCGCCCTTAGAGATCCTGCCTACTGTTTACCTCGATCTCTTCAATTTTACAGACCGAATCTTGATTTGCCCGATCGCGCGCGAGTTGCCAAAAGTGGCAGACCGTTTTGGGCACCAACATCCTGAAACGCTCGGTGAAGTTGGGATCGTCGGCAAGGGCAGTCCAGATTGGACGGTAGAGAGCGCGCGCACGATCGCGCAAATCTTTCGTTATGCAGTTTATCTGTTTGATTGA
- a CDS encoding leucyl aminopeptidase, with amino-acid sequence MDIKAIATTRLDWTGDLLAIGFYEDAVELSGDIAELNTKLGSVIAALIAETEFKGAKSSSAVTRVGVDTAVQKIMLVGLGKADELKLDTLRKAGATIARTAKREKAKTLGISLPVWNSDSATTTQVISEGLILALHQDNRFKSEVKPENQLKLAEVHLLDAAGTDAAIAKAQAITDGVILARELVAAPANVVTPMSMAETAEQMSKEYGFALKILEQAECEALGMGAFLGVAQASEMPPKFIHLTYTPTGTPRRKIAIVGKGLTFDSGGLNIKGAGSGIETMKMDMGGAAAMFGAAKAIGQIKPDVEVHFISAVTENMISGRAMHPGDILTASNGKTIEINNTDAEGRLTLADALVYADKLGLDAIVDLATLTGACIIALGDDISGLWSPDKSLADGILAAAELAGENFWQMPLADKYFDGIKSPIADLKNTGPRGGGSITAALFLKQFVKDTPWAHLDVAGPVWSDKENGVNNAGATGHPVRTLVNWVLS; translated from the coding sequence ATGGATATCAAAGCGATCGCTACAACGCGTCTAGACTGGACAGGAGATCTTTTGGCGATTGGGTTTTATGAAGATGCTGTCGAACTCAGCGGCGATATTGCCGAACTCAATACTAAGCTGGGCAGCGTCATCGCAGCACTAATTGCAGAGACTGAATTCAAAGGAGCCAAATCCAGCAGTGCAGTAACTCGTGTCGGCGTCGATACCGCAGTTCAGAAAATTATGTTGGTAGGTTTGGGTAAAGCAGACGAGCTGAAACTAGACACCCTCCGCAAAGCTGGTGCGACAATCGCCCGTACTGCCAAACGTGAAAAAGCCAAAACCCTGGGCATCAGTCTCCCCGTCTGGAATAGTGATAGTGCCACCACCACCCAAGTTATTAGCGAAGGCTTAATCCTGGCACTCCACCAAGACAATCGCTTCAAATCCGAAGTCAAGCCCGAAAATCAGCTCAAGCTGGCAGAAGTTCATCTGCTCGACGCCGCCGGAACCGATGCAGCCATTGCCAAAGCACAAGCAATTACCGACGGTGTCATCTTGGCGCGCGAACTAGTCGCTGCACCTGCCAATGTCGTCACGCCGATGAGCATGGCCGAAACAGCCGAACAGATGTCTAAAGAGTATGGATTCGCACTCAAAATCCTCGAACAAGCCGAATGCGAAGCACTTGGCATGGGAGCATTCTTAGGCGTCGCGCAAGCTTCTGAGATGCCGCCGAAATTCATCCATCTCACTTATACACCAACCGGAACACCTCGCCGCAAAATCGCGATCGTCGGTAAAGGCTTAACCTTCGACTCCGGCGGCTTGAATATCAAAGGTGCGGGTAGCGGCATCGAAACCATGAAAATGGATATGGGTGGTGCTGCGGCGATGTTCGGAGCGGCCAAAGCCATCGGTCAAATCAAACCCGATGTCGAAGTTCACTTCATTAGTGCAGTCACCGAAAACATGATTAGCGGTCGTGCCATGCACCCTGGCGACATCCTCACCGCCTCAAATGGCAAAACAATCGAAATCAACAATACCGACGCTGAAGGCCGTTTAACCCTGGCTGACGCGCTGGTTTATGCCGATAAATTGGGCTTAGACGCGATCGTCGATTTAGCAACCCTCACGGGTGCCTGCATCATCGCCCTCGGTGACGATATTTCCGGCTTGTGGAGTCCTGACAAGTCACTAGCCGATGGCATCCTCGCCGCCGCAGAACTAGCAGGTGAAAACTTCTGGCAAATGCCTTTGGCAGACAAGTATTTCGACGGCATCAAATCACCTATCGCCGATCTTAAAAATACTGGCCCGCGCGGTGGCGGTTCGATTACCGCAGCTCTATTCCTCAAACAGTTTGTCAAAGACACGCCCTGGGCGCATTTAGATGTAGCTGGGCCAGTTTGGAGCGATAAGGAAAACGGCGTGAATAATGCTGGCGCGACAGGTCATCCAGTTAGAACTTTGGTGAATTGGGTCTTGAGTTAG
- a CDS encoding chemotaxis protein CheB: protein MSSHQSADSAQEGLADSLMCPIVGIGASAGGLEAFTQLLEHLPTDTGMAFVLVQHLDPTHASLLTQVLAKITAMPVAEVADGVAVMPDRVYAIPPNRELILVGNNLKLLARRQDRRRFLPIDRFFQSLATDRQHLAIAVVLSGADGDGSIGLAAVKAAGGITFAQDIASSKFEGMPKHSIATGCVDFILPPEAIAAELGAIGRHSRVARIPQHSSVKSVVGENQSESIAKIFNLLRTEKSVDFTGYKPATLKRRIVRRMALHDLERWDDYVRFLQTNPAELHELERDLLINVTSFFRDPAIFNAFKNTVFAEIVAQKSPGVPIRIWVAGCSTGEEAYSLAMCLLEYLEECQIQIPIQIFATDISEAAIAIARRGIYKPGMMGRVTSDRLHRFFVEVEDGYQIGKSVRELCVFARQNLIADPPFSQLDLISCRNVLIYLGADLQKRLIPIFHYALKPNSFLMLGTSESIGKFSDLFVPVDNKSKIYARKLAPKSPYLKFNSSERALKKVKPMMPIDEDSRNDRDLLQQADRLVLDRYAPVGVTIDNDMNIVQFRGQTGNYLEPPTGKPSFNLFKMAKPELAVELRAVVHQARQQQEIIRQEGVQVKTADGIKTIAIEAIPFQSGTDGRPYLLVLFQESAIAVDAATPALVQSKKGKQAALDRENTRLLQELTTTRECLEAIIEEQESTNQALQVANEEILSSNEELQSTNEELETSQEELQATNEELHTINEELNSRNSELSQINNDLQNLLSSINIPILMLDGELRIRRFSALAQQIFNLIPTDLGRPFSDIKPKISIPDLSESILEVIQTLATKEQEVQDRTGNWYSLRIRPYRTSDNRIDGVTIGLIDIDTMVRNAAVVEAARDYANAIVETVHQPLLVLDADLCVIRANQCFYESFGLTPDRTERQSIFELEDRVWDIPSLRSLLETAIDRDTEFQDFEVIHTRPAESPRILLLNARKIRDDRQEDSILLAIEEITARRQSEAQIQESLAEKEVLLGEIHHRVKNNLQIVSSLLSLQNNRVTDSQANTILQDSQNRVSAMAAIHEILYRSSNLAALNFDEYVRTLVDNLFASYTVDRAAISLSVEVSPDVDIDVDRAVLCGLIINELVTNALKYGFADGREGELSIHLISSNQILTLAVANNGRELPLDFDIRNIRSMGLNLVMSLVKQIKGELTVETGAMTVFKITFPKSI from the coding sequence ATGTCATCACATCAATCGGCGGATTCTGCACAAGAGGGGCTAGCAGATAGCCTAATGTGTCCGATCGTAGGAATTGGGGCTTCAGCGGGCGGGTTAGAAGCATTTACCCAACTGCTCGAACACCTACCGACAGATACGGGGATGGCGTTCGTGCTGGTTCAGCATTTAGATCCCACACATGCTAGCCTCCTGACGCAAGTGTTAGCAAAAATAACGGCGATGCCCGTTGCCGAAGTTGCTGATGGGGTGGCGGTGATGCCCGATCGAGTATATGCGATCCCGCCCAACCGCGAATTAATCTTGGTCGGCAATAACCTCAAGCTTTTGGCGCGTCGGCAAGATCGCCGTCGGTTTTTACCGATCGATCGGTTTTTTCAATCTTTAGCAACAGATCGCCAACATCTGGCGATCGCGGTGGTATTATCGGGTGCCGATGGCGATGGCTCGATCGGATTAGCCGCAGTCAAAGCGGCTGGGGGGATTACCTTCGCTCAAGATATTGCCTCGTCCAAATTTGAGGGAATGCCAAAACACTCGATCGCGACAGGTTGTGTCGATTTTATCTTACCACCAGAGGCGATCGCGGCGGAATTAGGCGCGATCGGTCGTCACTCCCGTGTCGCTCGTATCCCGCAGCACTCATCAGTGAAGTCAGTTGTGGGCGAGAATCAGAGCGAGTCGATCGCGAAGATTTTCAACCTACTCAGAACCGAAAAAAGTGTTGACTTTACAGGTTATAAGCCTGCTACGCTCAAACGGCGGATCGTGCGCCGGATGGCTTTACATGATTTGGAACGGTGGGATGATTACGTCCGTTTTCTTCAGACTAATCCGGCAGAATTACACGAGTTAGAGCGCGATCTGTTGATTAATGTCACTAGTTTTTTCCGCGATCCCGCAATTTTTAATGCTTTCAAAAACACGGTATTTGCGGAGATTGTTGCCCAAAAATCTCCAGGAGTGCCGATTCGGATTTGGGTGGCGGGTTGCTCGACTGGCGAAGAAGCCTACTCGTTAGCGATGTGCTTGTTAGAATATTTAGAAGAATGCCAGATTCAGATCCCGATTCAGATTTTTGCGACTGATATTAGTGAAGCCGCAATTGCAATCGCCAGAAGAGGCATCTATAAACCGGGGATGATGGGTAGAGTTACAAGCGATCGATTGCACCGCTTTTTTGTCGAAGTTGAGGATGGTTATCAAATCGGCAAATCTGTTCGCGAGTTGTGTGTTTTTGCCAGACAAAATCTGATTGCCGACCCGCCTTTTTCGCAACTCGATCTGATTAGTTGTCGGAATGTATTAATTTATTTAGGCGCGGACTTACAAAAACGATTGATTCCAATTTTTCACTATGCTCTCAAACCCAATAGTTTTTTGATGTTGGGTACTTCCGAAAGCATCGGTAAATTTTCTGATTTATTCGTACCTGTAGATAATAAATCTAAAATTTATGCGCGCAAATTGGCACCAAAAAGTCCATATCTAAAATTTAATAGTAGCGAGCGCGCTCTCAAAAAAGTGAAGCCCATGATGCCGATAGATGAAGATAGTCGCAACGATCGAGATTTACTCCAACAGGCAGATCGGCTCGTCCTCGATCGCTATGCACCTGTTGGCGTGACGATCGATAATGACATGAATATCGTCCAATTTCGCGGCCAGACTGGAAATTATCTCGAACCACCCACGGGCAAACCGAGCTTCAATCTGTTCAAAATGGCCAAACCCGAATTAGCAGTCGAATTACGTGCCGTCGTCCATCAGGCTAGGCAACAGCAAGAAATCATTCGGCAAGAAGGTGTGCAGGTAAAAACTGCCGATGGGATAAAAACGATCGCGATCGAAGCGATCCCATTTCAGAGCGGTACAGATGGTAGACCCTATTTATTAGTTCTATTTCAGGAATCGGCAATCGCTGTTGATGCAGCTACACCCGCGCTCGTCCAGTCGAAAAAGGGCAAGCAAGCAGCCTTAGATCGAGAAAATACCCGACTCCTCCAAGAACTAACGACGACGCGAGAATGTTTAGAGGCAATTATTGAGGAGCAAGAATCGACCAATCAAGCTTTACAAGTAGCAAATGAAGAGATTTTATCGAGTAATGAGGAGCTACAAAGTACGAATGAAGAGTTAGAAACCTCTCAAGAAGAGTTACAGGCAACTAACGAAGAATTGCACACCATTAATGAAGAACTCAATAGCCGCAATAGCGAACTCAGTCAGATTAATAACGACCTTCAGAATTTGTTGAGCAGCATTAATATTCCGATTCTGATGCTCGATGGCGAGTTGCGAATTCGGCGGTTTTCCGCGCTAGCGCAACAAATTTTTAACCTGATTCCGACAGATTTAGGGCGACCATTTAGCGATATTAAACCCAAGATATCGATTCCAGATCTGAGCGAATCAATTCTGGAGGTGATTCAGACATTAGCCACCAAAGAGCAAGAGGTACAGGATCGGACAGGGAATTGGTATAGTTTGCGGATTCGACCATACCGGACGAGCGACAATCGGATCGATGGGGTGACGATCGGGTTAATCGATATCGATACGATGGTGCGCAATGCGGCAGTCGTCGAAGCCGCACGGGACTATGCCAATGCAATCGTCGAAACTGTCCACCAACCCCTGCTGGTGTTAGATGCAGACTTATGCGTAATTCGCGCCAATCAATGTTTTTACGAATCTTTTGGACTGACACCCGATCGCACCGAGCGGCAATCGATCTTTGAGTTGGAGGATCGGGTGTGGGATATTCCGAGTTTGCGATCGCTGCTCGAAACCGCGATCGATCGAGATACCGAGTTTCAAGACTTTGAGGTCATTCATACCCGTCCTGCCGAATCACCGCGCATTCTTTTACTCAATGCACGCAAAATTAGAGACGATCGTCAAGAAGATAGTATTCTGCTAGCGATCGAAGAAATTACCGCCCGTCGCCAATCCGAAGCTCAGATCCAAGAATCCCTCGCCGAAAAGGAAGTATTACTGGGAGAAATCCATCATCGGGTCAAAAACAATCTCCAAATTGTTTCTAGTCTGCTGAGTCTGCAAAACAATCGCGTCACCGATTCACAAGCGAACACAATTCTCCAAGATAGTCAAAACCGTGTCAGTGCGATGGCAGCAATCCACGAGATTTTGTATCGATCGTCTAATTTAGCAGCTCTCAACTTTGATGAATACGTTCGCACCTTGGTCGATAATCTGTTTGCAAGCTACACCGTCGATCGAGCGGCGATTTCCCTGAGTGTGGAAGTGTCACCAGATGTAGATATCGATGTCGATCGAGCCGTGTTGTGTGGCTTAATTATTAACGAATTAGTCACTAACGCTCTCAAATATGGCTTTGCAGACGGTCGGGAAGGTGAATTATCGATCCACTTAATAAGTAGTAACCAGATCCTGACATTAGCCGTGGCAAATAACGGTCGGGAACTACCCCTAGATTTTGATATTCGTAACATTCGATCGATGGGACTCAATCTAGTCATGTCTCTGGTTAAACAAATCAAAGGCGAACTAACTGTAGAAACCGGGGCGATGACTGTGTTTAAAATCACCTTTCCCAAATCAATCTAG
- the sppA gene encoding signal peptide peptidase SppA yields MFWPFNKKATKQIARIEIAGAIGSGTRKAVLKALKEVEERKYPALVLRIDSPGGTVGDSYEIYQALVRLQSKLKIVASYGNISASGGVYIGMGAPHIMANPGTLTGSIGVILRGNNLEKLLDRVGVSFKVIKSGPYKDILSFDRQLTAEEEQILQTLIDSTYEQFVNTVAESRHLEPATVKTFADGRIFTGEQAVEFGVVDRLGSEEDARLWAAELAGLDPDKAKLHTIEERKPLLTRLLQNQVSGFSTVVSTADWVQFELSTNGQPLWLYRP; encoded by the coding sequence ATGTTCTGGCCGTTTAACAAGAAAGCTACTAAACAAATTGCGCGCATTGAGATTGCTGGTGCGATCGGTAGTGGTACGCGCAAAGCTGTATTAAAAGCACTCAAAGAAGTTGAAGAACGCAAATATCCGGCATTAGTGCTGCGGATCGATAGCCCTGGTGGGACTGTCGGCGATTCTTACGAAATTTATCAGGCACTGGTACGACTGCAATCTAAGCTGAAAATAGTTGCCAGCTATGGCAATATTTCGGCTTCTGGGGGCGTTTACATTGGGATGGGTGCGCCGCACATTATGGCCAATCCCGGTACTCTCACGGGCAGTATCGGGGTAATTCTGCGCGGAAATAATCTAGAGAAATTACTCGATCGCGTGGGTGTATCGTTTAAAGTCATCAAATCGGGACCTTATAAAGATATCTTGTCGTTCGATCGCCAATTGACTGCGGAAGAGGAACAAATCCTTCAAACTCTCATCGATAGTACTTACGAGCAATTTGTGAATACAGTTGCCGAATCTCGGCATCTCGAACCCGCTACGGTCAAAACCTTTGCCGACGGACGTATTTTTACGGGCGAACAAGCGGTAGAATTTGGAGTGGTCGATCGACTGGGTTCGGAAGAAGATGCTAGGCTGTGGGCGGCGGAATTAGCTGGGTTAGATCCCGACAAGGCGAAACTGCACACGATCGAAGAACGCAAGCCCCTATTGACGAGATTATTACAAAATCAAGTTTCTGGGTTCTCAACAGTAGTATCGACCGCAGATTGGGTACAATTTGAACTAAGCACTAACGGACAACCTTTGTGGTTATATCGTCCCTAA
- a CDS encoding Uma2 family endonuclease, producing the protein MTAIISTSPPVIVKRLDSATWDDYLYHVENTNSHLERVFFHLGALWIEDMGNEGISHSRFNKLFTMLFYCWFSRIEGIKFDLLGGCVIEKPQTQGASPDEVLYIGEGSPQYVEGEPRRINLSQSRLPDLVVEVADTTLASDLDEKKQLYLALEIPEYWVVDVKGKRVLAFRLVDGKYRECSESVALSGLPIELLERTIARMNNNNGNAALWFAAQIQDLPILEQK; encoded by the coding sequence ATGACTGCAATTATTAGCACCTCACCACCTGTAATTGTCAAGCGACTCGACTCGGCTACTTGGGATGACTACCTCTACCATGTCGAAAACACCAATAGTCACCTAGAGCGCGTCTTTTTTCATCTCGGAGCATTGTGGATCGAAGATATGGGTAATGAAGGCATCAGCCACTCAAGGTTTAATAAACTTTTTACAATGCTGTTCTATTGCTGGTTTTCCAGAATAGAAGGTATCAAGTTTGACTTGCTAGGTGGTTGTGTCATCGAGAAACCCCAAACTCAAGGGGCATCACCCGATGAAGTTTTATATATCGGTGAGGGTTCGCCGCAGTATGTGGAGGGCGAACCGCGCCGCATAAATCTGAGTCAGTCGCGCTTGCCCGATCTAGTTGTAGAGGTTGCTGATACTACCCTAGCTAGCGATTTGGATGAAAAAAAACAACTCTATTTAGCATTAGAAATACCCGAATACTGGGTAGTCGATGTCAAAGGAAAAAGAGTTCTGGCTTTTCGACTGGTAGATGGTAAGTATCGAGAGTGTAGTGAATCAGTCGCGCTCTCAGGATTACCAATTGAATTGCTAGAACGAACGATCGCCAGAATGAATAACAATAATGGCAATGCAGCACTATGGTTTGCCGCTCAAATTCAAGATTTGCCAATATTAGAGCAAAAATAA